TTgcgctcttcttcctcacgTCTCTTGGCGCGTCTGCGCTCCAACTCGCCATCGCTCGCATCCGTGTCTTCGTTGTCGCTCAAATCGTGATGCGCACCACTGCCATTAACAAACGAGATGCCGCGATCGGTCCCGGTTCCGTTCTGGCCCCTGGGACCGGTTGGGGCACTCgacacggcgccggctcGAGGCCCGACAGGGATGTTGTTGGTCGACGTGTCGTGCTGGCGCTGATGCCGTCCTgcaatctcctcctcgcgccgcaACCTCTCCATGTCACGCTGGTTGCTGCGCTCACGGAATGCCGCAATCTCCCTGGCCACAACCTCCCGCATCTCGGCTGGTATGTCAGCCAGCTCGTCCTCTTGGGCTATCGAGATGTTGACCACCTCCACGTTCGAGGGCGCGTCTGCGTTGACCATGGGCGTGTCGTTGGCCGGGTCGATTCGGCTACTAAGAGGAGGGTAGAAGAGCTCGCGCTGAACCTGCTTgacagcgcggcgggccgcgtCTAATCGGGCCTGGAAATCGGGATCGGCGGCTTGTGACTCTGCTGATAATTGTATATGATCCGCAACCATCTCGTCAACAGAGATCAGAAGCCTGGTCttctcgatgccgtcgtagTTGTCAACTTCTTTGGGCGGCTCGGCAACTCCGGGCTGTCGCTTTACCGGGACCTCAAAGGTTTCGTCGGCGAAGAGCTTCAGTGCGATCGAGatcgcgtcctcgtcgtcaaagagCGCGAACCCAAATTTCTTGTCCTTGTGACGCGGCCAAAGACTCGTCGAAATATCCCACGACAACAGTCTACCGACCGCGCTGCATAGATTCCTGGCATCCTCCTCTCTGCTGAGCGACTCGGGGATCTGGTAGAGGACAAGCGATCGCATtttctcgtcggcgctgggcgggATCAGCATCTGGGCTTGTTCCCTGTCTCGTCCGCCACGATCTCTGCCCGATTCACCTCGACTGTCGCTGCCTAGTCCTGAGCGTCCGCCCGCACTTGTCGACGgtccgtcgcctcgtccgctGGGCGTGCCCGTGCCGAGGCGGATGACAGGCGCGTTGAAGTTGATGTTGGGCATGTTCGCCGGGGGCTGAAAGCTCGCGGGGAtgccgccggggcggctCGACGTCTGCGGCGCGTTGAAGCCCTGAACACCGGGTGGCGGTCCTCCCATGCCTGGGGGAGGTGCCATGCCTGGTGCCGCCAAGCCCATGCCGGGGGGCGGACCTGAGTGGAAGCCTCTGTTagcgccgatggcgatgtcgacgatgATATGGACTCCCGGGGAGAAGGGGGCATCAGTACCGAGACCACCGGGAGGAGCTCCCATGCCGGGAGGTGGTGCGCCGTAGCTGCCATAgccgggaggcggcgcgccgtaCGGGTTTCCTGGTGAGAAACACGCGTGGTTAGCATCGAATCCGCAGAGTAGTTTGCCTTGGCATGACATGAGGGGATAGCCAGCATATGAACATACCCGGATACTGGTTGTAAGACATGTCGCcttggtcgtcgttgccgtcgggGAGTTACTTGGCAAGCCTCGATCAAGAAATGCTCTCGGGGCCTCGCGACGCAACGACGAGCTCCGCACCCCTGCCGTTTGCTCTCGCCGGAGAGcctcgagccgcggcggatGACCAATTAAGGCGCTGTGTGCAGCTTTCGCAGACGACTTGAGAGTAGATGGACGGGTGCGCGGTGGGCAAAGaggtgggtgggtgtgcAGAATGCGAGTTTTCgcagcgccgtggtggtagtggtgaAGGTTGTGTTTCTCGTGAGCCGCCTGCCACCTGCGAGGCTCACTGTTGGAGTCGGTTTGTAGtggtgtgtggtggtggaggtgccAATCGCTGGAGGGTGCCCTGGTCCGCTAGCGGGAGATGGGCAACTTTTTTCTTCGGCGCGCCTGCGACTTGTCGCGTGCGGGTGACGCGCCGCCAACTGCAAGTACCAATCAACGGCCCCATACAACGCACCACCGCAACAAAAtttctccgccgccgggcaaCTTTTCATCCACTTCAGCCCTTGTCTGTCAGTCACCATCTCCAAGCTGCGCTGCACGTTTGTCGTCGTTTCTCGCCAGCTTCGTTCCAACTCGAACCGG
Above is a genomic segment from Purpureocillium takamizusanense chromosome 2, complete sequence containing:
- a CDS encoding uncharacterized protein (COG:A~EggNog:ENOG503NWI5); the protein is MSYNQYPGNPYGAPPPGYGSYGAPPPGMGAPPGGLGTDAPFSPGVHIIVDIAIGANRGFHSGPPPGMGLAAPGMAPPPGMGGPPPGVQGFNAPQTSSRPGGIPASFQPPANMPNINFNAPVIRLGTGTPSGRGDGPSTSAGGRSGLGSDSRGESGRDRGGRDREQAQMLIPPSADEKMRSLVLYQIPESLSREEDARNLCSAVGRLLSWDISTSLWPRHKDKKFGFALFDDEDAISIALKLFADETFEVPVKRQPGVAEPPKEVDNYDGIEKTRLLISVDEMVADHIQLSAESQAADPDFQARLDAARRAVKQVQRELFYPPLSSRIDPANDTPMVNADAPSNVEVVNISIAQEDELADIPAEMREVVAREIAAFRERSNQRDMERLRREEEIAGRHQRQHDTSTNNIPVGPRAGAVSSAPTGPRGQNGTGTDRGISFVNGSGAHHDLSDNEDTDASDGELERRRAKRREEEERKKYVEMERKWLKRERIRQQALEREQERERQEEELNRRRRDEQFAREKAWDDDVEAARKTHPYYRDRAEWERKRAIDRGIEEAADDADRREEEEETRREQEQLERARGQADSFLDQQDREMQQRQVAAAPAPAPFKLSLGAAAQRAQASRAVPQRRTIAEVENLLDDEDNEPVAKRPLVPLQMEPLSSTAGMTEEEINDALRSLAQEIPADRDGLWAWEVKWEYMNDAIVRDSIRPFVEKKIVEYLGVQEEMLVETVEEHIRKRGTAAGLVEELEGALDEEAEDLVRKLWRMVVFCTECEKRGLPT